A region of Methanobrevibacter sp. DNA encodes the following proteins:
- a CDS encoding ATP-binding cassette domain-containing protein, whose protein sequence is MKNAIETENLTKVYNNNFTAVNSLNLEIPDKTIFGMLGPNGAGKTTTIKMLTCLIQPTSGKATVGGYDVTKNPDEVRNLLGMVPQQVSLYKDLTVMENSQMCADYYGIPKDERDSRIEDLMELVDIEYARDKRVGQLSGGQKQKASLVASLVHRPDILFLDEPTIGLDPTTKRTLWDLIRELNDNGHTIILCSHDMHEVDMLCDNVGIINTGNLVAYDTPQGLKDTLLEENKKELTDALSKVHEENDDSKLDELKNLSLRKMSFLLKNQDENIISKIENNENIKDFEIARNGRINLRIDAFDDLAVHDILNDVISSGGVIKSISTEEPSLEDVFIKATAEVDEDARA, encoded by the coding sequence ATGAAAAACGCAATTGAAACCGAAAACCTTACAAAGGTTTACAACAATAACTTCACTGCTGTTAATTCTCTTAATTTGGAAATTCCTGATAAAACTATATTTGGAATGTTAGGTCCAAATGGAGCGGGCAAAACTACAACAATTAAAATGTTGACCTGTTTGATACAGCCTACTTCAGGAAAAGCTACTGTTGGCGGATATGATGTTACCAAAAATCCTGATGAGGTAAGAAACCTCCTTGGAATGGTTCCCCAACAGGTCAGTTTATATAAGGATTTGACAGTAATGGAAAACTCACAAATGTGTGCTGACTATTATGGCATTCCTAAGGATGAGAGGGATTCCCGTATTGAAGATTTAATGGAATTGGTTGATATTGAATATGCAAGAGACAAGCGTGTTGGTCAGCTTTCAGGAGGCCAAAAACAAAAGGCTTCACTTGTAGCCAGTTTGGTTCACAGACCGGATATTCTGTTTTTGGATGAACCTACCATTGGTCTTGATCCGACCACAAAACGCACATTGTGGGATTTGATTCGTGAACTGAATGACAATGGCCATACCATTATTTTATGTTCTCATGACATGCATGAAGTGGACATGCTCTGTGATAATGTAGGAATCATAAATACAGGTAATCTTGTGGCATATGATACACCACAGGGCCTTAAAGACACTCTTTTGGAGGAGAATAAAAAAGAACTAACTGATGCATTATCTAAAGTTCATGAAGAAAATGACGATTCAAAACTCGACGAGCTTAAAAATCTCAGCTTAAGAAAAATGTCATTCCTTCTTAAAAATCAGGATGAAAATATCATTTCAAAAATTGAAAATAACGAAAACATCAAAGACTTTGAAATTGCTCGCAATGGTCGTATAAATTTACGAATTGATGCATTTGATGATTTGGCAGTTCATGATATTTTAAATGATGTGATTTCATCCGGTGGTGTAATTAAATCTATTTCCACAGAAGAGCCTTCACTTGAAGATGTATTTATTAAAGCAACAGCAGAGGTGGATGAAGATGCTAGAGCTTAA
- a CDS encoding PadR family transcriptional regulator: MTEEKDINRVPKKLIKHFLNGVTHNLILWIISKETIHGYGIMKRIDKFFNFEDAECDMTINSSKIYPILSAMENSGLIAGEWKINENNKRVKYYSITDDGLKVLEKIKRQMTINLSNPSWQEFFEDMTGKEINNEKRN, translated from the coding sequence ATGACAGAAGAGAAAGATATTAATAGAGTACCTAAAAAGTTAATAAAACATTTTCTTAATGGAGTGACTCATAATTTAATCTTATGGATTATTTCAAAGGAAACTATTCATGGTTATGGAATCATGAAGAGAATAGATAAATTTTTTAACTTTGAAGATGCTGAATGTGACATGACAATCAACTCCAGTAAGATATATCCGATTTTGTCTGCAATGGAAAATAGCGGATTGATTGCTGGGGAGTGGAAAATTAATGAAAATAACAAAAGGGTCAAATATTATTCAATAACTGATGATGGATTAAAAGTTTTGGAAAAAATTAAAAGACAAATGACCATTAATTTATCAAATCCATCATGGCAAGAATTTTTTGAAGATATGACCGGTAAGGAGATTAACAATGAAAAACGCAATTGA
- a CDS encoding sugar phosphate isomerase/epimerase, which yields MKLGFTTLALFMEPTEKIVNLAKKHEFEIIEILAEDPAYEKDNTPFIDCGLDIRMHAATVDINIASINKGIRAESVRQMIYCGQYAEKIGAKTITVHPGIIGRNEPHLRKWALEMSIESVGEIIDNTNVEISVENMPVREKFLGNTVEEIEMIQEATGCSLTIDTGHGNTCGNLEEMLSLKNISYCHLNDNDGFKDSHIPIGDGTLDLNLLKKIDTAIIELNNFDNILKSKEVIDNL from the coding sequence ATGAAATTAGGTTTTACTACACTGGCGCTATTCATGGAACCGACAGAAAAAATCGTCAATCTCGCAAAAAAACATGAATTTGAAATAATAGAAATACTTGCAGAAGATCCAGCATATGAAAAAGACAACACTCCATTTATTGACTGTGGCCTTGACATCCGCATGCATGCAGCAACAGTTGACATTAACATTGCAAGCATTAACAAGGGAATTAGAGCTGAAAGTGTTCGGCAAATGATTTACTGCGGACAGTATGCCGAAAAAATTGGTGCAAAAACAATAACCGTACATCCTGGAATAATTGGCCGAAACGAACCACACCTTAGAAAATGGGCACTAGAAATGTCAATTGAAAGTGTTGGAGAGATAATCGACAACACCAATGTTGAAATCTCAGTTGAAAACATGCCTGTGAGAGAGAAATTTTTAGGAAACACAGTTGAAGAAATAGAGATGATTCAGGAAGCAACAGGATGTTCACTGACAATTGATACAGGTCATGGAAATACCTGCGGAAACCTTGAAGAGATGCTTTCCTTAAAAAACATTAGCTATTGCCACTTAAATGACAATGATGGGTTTAAAGATTCACATATTCCGATAGGTGACGGAACACTTGACCTAAATCTACTTAAAAAGATTGATACGGCCATTATTGAGCTGAATAACTTCGACAATATCCTGAAAAGCAAAGAAGTAATCGATAACTTATAA
- a CDS encoding HAD family hydrolase — protein MKKAVVFDNSGTLIERYRVIKDVLNGNIFTDINSLDLIDQADALALVVLQFNTNKLLELDQNTLISDVINEYNIDFDVSFSTKQVSKAEVKEILDNESSSTIADITDGFDILREKIPHMELCNGSALIVDMDLGVVAYTITSAGKFFPKVFETVETLKSRGIEIFIASGDRKGAINRLANMLDVPEDNAYGTVSTRGKCEVVSILKDAGYKVMMVGDGLNDILAFKKADVSVLTIEQQEEVSPKMMDKTDHIIEDIFEVTMIDF, from the coding sequence ATGAAAAAAGCTGTAGTATTTGATAACTCAGGAACATTAATTGAAAGATACCGTGTTATTAAGGATGTATTGAACGGCAATATATTCACAGATATCAATTCACTTGATTTAATCGACCAGGCAGATGCCCTGGCATTGGTTGTTTTACAGTTTAACACCAATAAGTTATTAGAATTAGATCAAAACACTTTAATTTCAGATGTCATCAACGAATATAATATCGATTTTGATGTCAGCTTTTCAACCAAGCAGGTTTCAAAGGCTGAAGTCAAGGAGATTCTTGATAATGAAAGTTCCTCAACTATTGCTGATATAACTGACGGTTTTGATATTCTTCGTGAAAAGATTCCTCATATGGAGCTTTGCAATGGTTCTGCACTGATTGTTGATATGGATTTGGGGGTTGTTGCTTACACTATCACTTCTGCAGGCAAATTTTTCCCAAAGGTTTTTGAGACAGTTGAAACCCTTAAATCCCGTGGAATTGAAATATTTATCGCTTCAGGAGACAGAAAGGGAGCCATCAACAGGTTGGCCAACATGCTGGATGTACCTGAAGACAATGCCTATGGTACCGTTTCAACACGTGGCAAATGTGAAGTAGTATCTATCCTAAAGGATGCTGGCTATAAGGTCATGATGGTTGGAGATGGTTTAAATGATATTCTTGCTTTTAAAAAGGCTGATGTCAGTGTATTGACCATAGAACAGCAGGAAGAAGTCTCTCCTAAGATGATGGACAAGACCGACCATATAATTGAGGATATCTTTGAAGTCACTATGATTGACTTTTAA
- the gatA gene encoding Asp-tRNA(Asn)/Glu-tRNA(Gln) amidotransferase subunit GatA yields MNVIEKLNSIKSGEMTAKENVEGFIKVIDENNEEINAFIELNYENALKQAEAIDEKIANGEDVGALAGLVFGIKANINVEDMIISAASKTLEDYYGSYNATVVDEILKEDGIIIGILNMDEFAAGSSTETSYYGPTQNPAAMGRIPGGSSGGCAAAIAAKMCDISIGSDTGGSIRNPASHCGVVGFKPTYGAVSRQGLLDLSMSLDQIGPLANDVSGIALALNTIAKYDETECTTLDWDKPDFTEVLDDTSLEGMKIAVCKEFIDVTDDEINKTVNKAIQKLVDAGAELVEVSFDYIDLCLPTYYLINYVEFFSATRKYDGRDYGSRIEEVCGDEVLRRIKIGSHIAEAEFSGKYYKQALKARSVIRNEITKMLENVDLIVGPTVPKLPHEIGAELEPMEMYAYDVLTVIANLAGIPAASIKAGEVDDIPVGLQIQAKPLDDEKIIKAMSVFENTQ; encoded by the coding sequence ATGAACGTTATTGAAAAGTTAAACTCCATTAAAAGTGGAGAAATGACAGCTAAAGAAAATGTTGAAGGCTTCATTAAAGTTATCGATGAAAATAACGAAGAAATTAATGCATTCATTGAATTGAACTATGAAAATGCATTAAAACAAGCTGAAGCTATTGATGAAAAAATAGCAAATGGTGAAGACGTCGGTGCTTTAGCTGGATTAGTATTTGGTATAAAAGCAAACATTAATGTTGAAGACATGATTATTTCCGCAGCTTCCAAAACCTTAGAAGACTACTATGGAAGCTACAATGCTACCGTTGTTGATGAAATATTAAAAGAAGATGGAATAATCATCGGTATCCTGAATATGGATGAATTCGCAGCAGGAAGTTCAACTGAAACTTCATACTACGGACCTACACAAAACCCGGCTGCTATGGGCAGAATCCCTGGAGGATCATCAGGCGGATGTGCAGCTGCAATCGCCGCTAAAATGTGTGACATATCCATCGGATCTGATACTGGTGGATCTATCAGAAACCCTGCATCCCACTGTGGTGTAGTCGGATTCAAACCTACATACGGTGCCGTTTCAAGACAAGGTCTTTTAGACTTATCCATGAGTCTAGACCAAATCGGTCCTTTGGCAAATGATGTTAGCGGTATTGCCCTAGCATTGAATACCATTGCAAAATATGATGAAACTGAATGTACAACCCTTGACTGGGACAAACCTGACTTCACTGAAGTATTGGATGACACTTCACTTGAAGGAATGAAAATAGCTGTTTGTAAGGAATTCATTGACGTGACAGATGATGAAATCAACAAAACCGTCAATAAGGCTATTCAAAAACTGGTCGATGCGGGTGCTGAACTTGTTGAAGTTAGCTTTGACTATATTGACTTATGTTTACCTACTTACTACCTAATCAATTATGTGGAATTCTTCTCTGCAACCAGAAAATACGATGGAAGGGATTACGGTTCCAGAATTGAAGAGGTATGTGGAGATGAAGTTTTAAGAAGAATCAAAATCGGTTCACATATTGCAGAAGCTGAATTCAGTGGTAAATACTACAAACAAGCTTTAAAAGCAAGGTCTGTTATCAGAAATGAAATTACAAAAATGCTTGAAAACGTTGACTTAATCGTTGGTCCAACCGTTCCTAAACTTCCTCACGAAATCGGTGCTGAATTGGAACCTATGGAAATGTATGCCTACGATGTATTGACAGTAATAGCTAACCTTGCAGGTATTCCAGCAGCAAGCATTAAAGCTGGTGAAGTTGATGACATTCCTGTCGGATTGCAGATTCAGGCAAAACCATTGGATGATGAAAAAATTATTAAGGCTATGAGTGTTTTCGAAAACACTCAATAA
- a CDS encoding DJ-1/PfpI family protein: MTKIGLAYINGAVPGFEDFGCLPTDIVRENGLVNGNKASDELDALIIPGGTLIESNDINMDLNTEIKKMARDGKPIVGICAGFQLLSNQIDIGRKSPVPIVKPGLGLIDVDFSPLITSDRVKAKVYDNSFITKNQTEDVNGFHTHTYGKVEGDAKPLFFSQVQRMNYGDTNKKGEYNIFSGACNDDGNVIGTMIHGILDENPIIRNNLLEQIDATDTDDIYNRNKEVKKFLRQEVGINTGIEIPNIEPLKKPKYLMIGSNGSDSGKTFIVTGLAGALTKRGYKVALLKVGPDVRDIIPGLYLTKGKMEEFSSVKIGHLGWADIESTINTLNHSDYDIVLIEGVMSVFTGLLNEKVPFSAAEIAMSSNIPMILASGVNKGGIESAAIDLVSHANMLEKFGISVEAILLNKVYNDDIFDNVVPYIKNNTNVENVLKLPKLKSTDMRGFIPEVEIRYELFTSHAMDLVENNIDINLILNMAHEVEFNKIYSFEEIKSRVI; the protein is encoded by the coding sequence ATGACAAAAATAGGGCTAGCATACATTAACGGTGCAGTTCCAGGATTTGAAGATTTTGGATGTCTACCAACAGATATTGTTCGTGAAAATGGATTGGTTAATGGTAATAAAGCTTCTGATGAACTTGATGCTTTGATAATTCCTGGCGGAACATTAATAGAGTCAAATGACATCAATATGGATTTAAACACTGAAATCAAAAAAATGGCTCGTGACGGAAAACCTATCGTTGGAATATGCGCTGGTTTTCAATTATTATCAAATCAAATCGATATCGGACGTAAGTCCCCGGTGCCTATTGTAAAGCCAGGATTGGGTCTGATTGATGTTGATTTCTCGCCATTGATTACAAGTGACCGTGTCAAGGCAAAAGTTTATGACAACTCATTTATAACAAAAAACCAGACAGAAGACGTTAACGGATTCCATACCCATACCTACGGTAAGGTTGAGGGGGATGCAAAGCCTTTATTCTTCTCCCAAGTTCAAAGGATGAATTATGGAGATACCAACAAAAAAGGCGAATATAATATCTTTTCCGGTGCATGCAATGATGACGGAAATGTTATTGGAACAATGATTCATGGCATACTGGATGAAAATCCTATTATTAGAAATAACCTATTAGAACAAATAGATGCTACAGACACTGATGATATATACAATAGAAACAAGGAAGTCAAAAAATTCCTAAGACAGGAAGTCGGAATCAACACAGGAATTGAGATACCAAATATTGAACCTCTTAAAAAACCAAAATACCTTATGATTGGAAGTAATGGATCCGACAGTGGGAAAACATTTATTGTAACTGGCCTTGCAGGAGCACTTACAAAAAGAGGATATAAGGTAGCTCTTTTAAAAGTAGGACCTGATGTGCGTGATATTATCCCTGGACTATACTTGACAAAAGGCAAGATGGAAGAGTTTTCATCAGTAAAAATTGGACATCTCGGATGGGCAGATATCGAATCTACAATAAATACATTGAACCATTCAGACTACGACATAGTATTGATAGAAGGTGTAATGAGCGTATTCACCGGTCTTTTAAATGAAAAGGTACCGTTTTCAGCAGCTGAAATTGCAATGTCATCAAACATTCCAATGATACTGGCTTCAGGTGTAAATAAAGGAGGAATCGAATCTGCAGCAATAGATTTAGTTTCCCATGCAAACATGCTTGAAAAATTTGGAATATCTGTAGAAGCAATCTTATTAAATAAAGTATACAATGACGATATATTCGACAATGTGGTGCCATATATCAAGAACAACACAAATGTTGAAAATGTCTTGAAGCTTCCGAAACTTAAATCAACCGATATGCGCGGATTCATACCTGAAGTGGAAATTCGATATGAATTATTCACCTCCCATGCAATGGATTTAGTTGAAAATAACATTGATATCAACTTGATATTGAATATGGCCCATGAAGTGGAATTCAATAAAATTTATTCCTTTGAAGAAATTAAAAGCAGGGTGATATGA
- the ribB gene encoding 3,4-dihydroxy-2-butanone-4-phosphate synthase codes for MNQETNLDKALEAIRNGEFVLVFDDDDREGEVDMIIASEFVTPKSIATMRNDAGGLICNCLHSDYCDAIKLPFMVDIMAAASEKYPDLAKLAPNDIPYDERSSFSIWVNHRKSFTGITDVDRAMTISESALMMKEERFDEFGATFRSPGHVCLLRGADGLVKNRQGHTEIGLALCELAGVTPVCVVCEMMDGETGKATSIADARKYAEENGLILLRGEDIINEYLKE; via the coding sequence ATGAATCAAGAAACAAACTTAGATAAAGCTTTAGAAGCAATTAGAAATGGTGAATTTGTACTAGTTTTCGATGATGATGATAGGGAAGGAGAAGTTGACATGATTATCGCTTCTGAATTTGTAACCCCTAAATCAATTGCAACCATGAGAAATGATGCTGGCGGTTTAATCTGCAACTGCTTACATTCAGATTATTGTGATGCAATTAAATTACCATTCATGGTAGATATTATGGCTGCAGCTTCAGAAAAATACCCTGATTTAGCTAAATTAGCTCCAAATGATATCCCATACGATGAAAGGTCATCATTCTCCATTTGGGTAAATCACAGAAAATCATTCACTGGTATTACTGATGTTGACAGAGCAATGACCATTAGCGAATCTGCATTAATGATGAAAGAGGAAAGATTCGATGAATTCGGTGCAACATTCAGGTCACCTGGTCACGTATGTCTTTTAAGAGGAGCAGATGGGCTTGTTAAAAACCGTCAGGGACACACTGAAATCGGTCTTGCATTATGTGAACTTGCAGGAGTAACTCCAGTCTGTGTAGTATGTGAAATGATGGATGGTGAAACAGGTAAAGCAACATCAATTGCTGATGCTCGCAAATACGCAGAAGAAAATGGCCTCATATTGCTTAGAGGCGAAGATATTATAAATGAATATTTAAAAGAATAG
- a CDS encoding DUF120 domain-containing protein has translation MNIDGEVTTGLGKAAFFLSQEFYTNEFKKNLGFIPFPGTLNVVVDDKYLDEINDIKDNCQNLIKPDEGFGAVKYIEAVLNDKVKGAIVFPAKTTHEENYLEFITESKLRDELKLNDGDIVTLEF, from the coding sequence ATGAATATTGATGGTGAAGTTACAACCGGTTTGGGAAAGGCTGCATTTTTCCTATCACAGGAATTTTACACTAACGAATTTAAGAAAAATTTAGGTTTCATTCCATTTCCAGGAACATTGAATGTCGTTGTTGACGACAAATATTTGGATGAAATCAATGATATCAAGGATAATTGCCAAAACCTAATCAAACCAGATGAGGGTTTCGGTGCGGTAAAATACATTGAAGCAGTATTGAATGATAAGGTTAAAGGTGCAATCGTTTTTCCAGCAAAAACCACTCATGAAGAGAATTATTTGGAATTCATCACAGAAAGCAAATTGCGTGATGAATTGAAACTTAATGATGGAGATATTGTAACTTTAGAATTTTAG
- a CDS encoding heat-shock protein yields MKFNRQLKYSLCEDKLKDFHEDLIMLDDWIPFVITSNLPQDVFFKLGKDVKNKKIYSDRLLQHKLDNGQSGLSLDEVLENEIRVFLDKYPKFKPLFSVNE; encoded by the coding sequence TTGAAATTTAATAGACAACTTAAATACAGTCTATGTGAAGACAAATTAAAGGATTTTCATGAAGATTTAATCATGTTGGATGATTGGATTCCATTTGTTATTACTAGTAATTTGCCTCAGGATGTTTTTTTTAAGTTAGGAAAAGATGTTAAAAACAAAAAAATATATTCAGATAGATTATTACAGCATAAATTGGATAATGGACAATCCGGTTTGAGTTTAGATGAAGTTTTAGAAAATGAGATCCGTGTATTTTTGGATAAATACCCTAAATTCAAGCCACTGTTTTCTGTAAATGAATAA
- a CDS encoding ADP-ribosyltransferase, whose translation MMNINRICNNFHDYSDDFEANRIKTTRKLKKLYSTPKSLSIEEKQFLLMWGKDSFPLLSYLRSKLNNGEKIDNYLELYNENLNKAINKYDNIKINSILHRRVFNDFFIEDVGKIGIFETPLSTTFDSNSNLEFGDFHITILAPVGTNGAYIEELMFDESYYQHLNEWLLPQNTRYKTLFKDYDLKEAIIMILGDE comes from the coding sequence ATGATGAATATTAATAGAATTTGCAATAATTTTCATGATTATTCCGATGATTTTGAAGCCAATAGAATCAAAACAACAAGAAAATTAAAAAAATTATATTCGACACCTAAAAGCTTATCCATAGAAGAAAAACAGTTTTTATTAATGTGGGGGAAAGATTCTTTTCCGCTTTTGAGTTACTTAAGATCCAAATTGAACAATGGTGAAAAAATAGATAATTATCTGGAATTATATAATGAAAACTTAAATAAGGCAATAAATAAATATGATAACATCAAAATTAATTCTATACTACATAGGCGAGTCTTCAATGATTTTTTCATCGAAGATGTTGGTAAAATTGGAATTTTTGAAACTCCTCTTTCAACAACTTTTGATTCAAATTCCAATCTGGAATTCGGTGATTTTCATATCACAATTTTAGCACCTGTTGGAACTAATGGAGCATATATTGAAGAATTGATGTTTGATGAAAGTTACTATCAGCATCTGAATGAATGGTTATTGCCTCAAAACACTAGATATAAAACATTATTTAAGGATTATGACTTAAAAGAAGCAATTATAATGATTTTAGGAGATGAATGA
- the tfrA gene encoding fumarate reductase (CoM/CoB) subunit TfrA, translated as MEIKTISTDVLIIGSGGAGSRAAIEVDDAGLKATIVSKGLSFRSGCTGMAEGGYNAVFKTVDKDDSIEAHIKDTMKGGSFLNDEKLVEILVNESPKRLVDLENYGALFDRQESGQIDQRPFGGQSYRRTCYQGDRTGAELLNALKEEIIKRDIECIEEVMITSLVTDNDQVIGATGLNLKDSSLIYFKAKSVILASGGAGQLYPVTSNTFQKNGDGFAIAYRAGAQLVDMEQIQFHPTGMVTPESKKGVLVTEAVRAEGGKLINKEGERFMSKYAPEKMELATRDVVARSIYQEIIEGRGTENGGVYLDISHLDDNYIDEKLETMVLQFENVGVDIKHEPIEVAPTAHHFMGGLKINTDASTSLKNLFGAGEVCGGVHGANRLGGNALADTQVFGKIAGVSASQAAKESELKTNDNQVKDEASRIESLIKKGSIKPQEFKNNIKKLMWEKVAIVREEKTLNEALTQLQEMQKDLDNLDVSDKSQYNTDLVTALEVINMVEICILSVKSAILRRESRGAHFRSDFPETNDEWKKSIVLSENKIEFEAR; from the coding sequence ATGGAAATAAAAACTATCTCAACAGATGTATTAATTATCGGATCTGGTGGAGCAGGTTCAAGGGCAGCTATTGAAGTTGATGATGCAGGTTTAAAAGCAACAATCGTGTCAAAAGGATTGTCATTTAGGTCTGGCTGTACCGGAATGGCAGAAGGAGGATACAATGCAGTTTTTAAAACTGTTGACAAAGATGATTCAATAGAAGCACACATTAAAGACACTATGAAAGGTGGAAGCTTTTTAAATGATGAAAAACTGGTAGAAATACTTGTTAATGAATCACCAAAAAGACTAGTTGACCTTGAAAACTATGGAGCATTGTTCGACAGACAGGAATCCGGTCAAATCGATCAAAGACCATTCGGCGGACAAAGTTACAGAAGAACCTGTTACCAAGGAGATAGGACAGGTGCAGAACTGTTGAATGCACTTAAAGAGGAAATCATCAAAAGAGACATTGAATGCATCGAAGAAGTGATGATTACCTCACTTGTAACCGACAACGACCAAGTAATAGGTGCAACCGGTTTAAACCTTAAAGATTCAAGCTTAATATATTTCAAGGCAAAATCCGTTATTCTAGCAAGTGGAGGAGCTGGCCAATTATACCCTGTAACATCCAATACCTTCCAAAAGAATGGAGATGGTTTTGCAATAGCCTACAGAGCCGGAGCCCAACTGGTAGATATGGAACAAATACAGTTCCACCCGACCGGAATGGTAACACCCGAATCCAAAAAAGGAGTTCTCGTAACAGAGGCCGTAAGGGCTGAAGGAGGAAAACTAATAAACAAGGAAGGTGAAAGGTTTATGAGCAAATACGCTCCTGAAAAGATGGAATTGGCAACACGTGATGTGGTTGCACGTTCAATATATCAGGAAATCATTGAAGGGCGAGGAACTGAAAACGGTGGAGTATACCTTGACATTTCTCATCTGGATGATAATTATATTGATGAAAAGCTCGAGACAATGGTATTGCAATTTGAAAATGTCGGTGTGGACATCAAACATGAACCTATTGAAGTCGCTCCAACAGCACATCATTTCATGGGCGGTTTAAAAATTAATACTGATGCTTCTACATCACTCAAAAACCTATTTGGAGCTGGAGAAGTTTGCGGAGGAGTTCATGGAGCCAATCGTTTAGGCGGTAATGCACTGGCAGATACACAGGTGTTCGGTAAGATTGCCGGTGTAAGCGCATCACAGGCTGCAAAGGAAAGTGAACTTAAAACAAACGACAATCAAGTTAAAGATGAAGCTTCAAGAATTGAAAGCCTAATTAAAAAAGGTTCAATCAAACCTCAGGAATTCAAAAACAATATCAAAAAGCTAATGTGGGAAAAAGTAGCTATCGTAAGGGAAGAAAAAACTTTAAACGAAGCGTTAACACAACTTCAGGAAATGCAAAAAGACTTAGATAATTTAGATGTTAGCGATAAAAGCCAATACAATACAGATCTGGTCACCGCACTTGAAGTAATAAATATGGTTGAAATCTGCATATTGTCTGTGAAATCAGCAATATTGCGTAGGGAAAGCCGTGGTGCACACTTCAGAAGCGATTTTCCTGAAACTAATGATGAATGGAAGAAAAGTATTGTGTTAAGTGAAAATAAAATAGAATTTGAAGCTAGATAG